The following nucleotide sequence is from Halogeometricum borinquense DSM 11551.
TCAGCCGCAGCTATGAGAGTCCCAGTTGTAGCAATGGCGACTGGCTGAGGATTATTGCCAGCAGCGATTTCGTCACTGTCGCCATCAGTGGGTGGTATAGGTGCCATCCCTGTGACGTTGTCATTCCATTTTTCATCATGGATGACCAGTATGGAATCATATTTACTCGAGAAGGAATAGTTGTTGTGGACATACTCAGCAGCCTCTTGACGGGCCGTACCTGCATCGTCACTCGAAATTGAGACTGGTTTATCCCAATGAGTGTGAGTTCTCAATGAATAGTCTCCGCTGGAATCCTCAATGTCTGTCTCCCATGCGTTGGAAATGGCGTCGGCCCGGTTGTTCAACAGTGACGAACTCTCGTTCTGCTTGAACTGATGGGTTGGCAGGATCGCCGCGACAGTGGAAATACTCATTATTCTACCCTCACGAGGTATGCATTTCTGTTCTTGTGAATTTCAACAGACATTTTGTCGAATCTTGCACTTCCTTCAACTTGTGACGTAGATTTCTGGACCTTATTGATTAGCCGTGTCGATTCCTCAGTGATTGGTATGAGAATTCCTTCAGAACTGGAGTAGACCTTACAGTTCCCATGGTAGCTGATTTCGTAATTGACGGTTGCCTCCCCAGAAGGTACCTTATGGGTGACTTCCAGTTGTTCAGTGGAGTGTGGCGTTAGTTCAACAGACCGGTTACCAATCGAGACAGTTTTCTTCCCACCACCTACAACTGAAATCGGGACTGGAGGTGACCGGCTAATTGACGCGCCGGAACCGGCCGCGCTGCCGTCAACGTACGTTCTCGATAGGCTGACCTCATCACTCTTTGTGGTCTTGATTCCATCAGGCGTCGACACGATCGTCGATTGAGGTGAGAGATCAGCTGCCAGATTCGACTCAGTAGTGTACACATGAGCCTTATTTTTCGACTTAGGGAATGTGATGTGATGCGAGGGCCAAGCGATACTTTGACTCACCACCTGCTCCTTCGCGGTCACACCCACACTTTCCACAGACACCTCAACGAGTGGTGCCTGAGACTTGCTAATCTTCGTCTCTGCGGCCTTCGCTTCTACGCTGCCTAGCAATCCTACCGCTGCTATACCTGAGGTGCCAGCGAGGACTTGCCTTCGGCTAAATTTTGTCTTTCTATTTTCCATCCGCATCTCAAAACATGGTGCCTGGTTTATATTTCTTTTTGATTGTCATTATCTCGTTAGTGGCCCCGACTAGGACCCACCATTCAACTGGTTGTCACGTTCGTTGGTCGTCATAGTATTGCGCAAATTGTATGAACTGCTCGTGGATACTCGCGTGGCTTCCTACCCATCGATCCTGGAAGTCATCAATGTCTTAATAGTTTGAAACCACATCCCGATGGGCACTGTCTAGTTAGTGACCTCCTCAACCGGCGTTCGTCCGTTGAGCGCTTGATGCAGTCTCTAAAAATCATAGTATTGCGCAAATTGTATGATCCACCCGTGGACGCTTCCGTGACTGCCCACCCACGAATTATGGAAGCGCTCAACTCGCATTTTAAGGATATGAAACCACTTTTCGATGAGGTTTCGCTCGACGTAGTCAAGCAGACCGCTCAATCCTAATCGAGAGAGGGCAGTCTGATGGCCGTAGCCATCAACCAGAAACACAGTATCTGAGAGATCATGTTTCTCGGAAAGTCGATGGAGAAACGCAGCAGCTGGATCGGTACCATGTCGTCCAAACAATTCGACATCGAGAATCAGCTTCGTCTCGATGTCTATTGCAGCGTACAACCAAGACCATTCGCCATTGATTTTGACAGCGGTCTCGTCGACCGCAACCCGCTTCGGCTTCGCCTCAGGCGGGGTGTGACCGCTGTCAGCCAGTCGATGTACCCACTGCCAAAAAGCTTGATGAGAGCGTTCAACGCCGAGTATTCGAAGAATTTCTTTTGTCTCTCTAAGTGAACACCCGGTCGCGTGGAGCTGGACGGCGAACACCCTGACGGGCGTCCTCAGAACGCTTCGCGTTCTGATGGGCTGCACGAGAGCTCTGCTCTCGTGAACGTCGCCGTCCGCTCACGCTCCCAAGTTTCTTCTAAATCCGTCGCAAAGCATTCGCTGAGCAGGTCTGCGAGCATCTTCCCAAACTCACTCAACGACCTGCTCGTTCCTCAAACTGGCTTAACTAGACAGTGCCTCTCGATGAGATTTCGCTCAACGTAGTCAAGCTGATCGCTCTATTCTAATCGATAGATATTAGTCTGGTAGTCGTAGCCATCAACAAGAAACACAGAGTCAGAGAACTCCTGTTCTTCCGAGAGTCGATGGAGAAATGCAGCAACCGAATCAGTATCATGTCGTCCAAACAATTCGACGTCGAGAATCAGCTTTTTCAGTGTCTACTGTATTCGCTACCCAAGGCCACCCGACATGATTTTGACAGCGGTCTCGTTAGCAACAACCCGCTTTGGCTTCGCCTCAGGCAGTTGTGATCGCCGCCAGCGCCAATGTACCTAGCGCCAAACTGCCTGATGAGAGCGTTCAACTCCGAGGGGGCGGACAATTTGTATTGTTTCTCTAACTGAAATTCGGTCGCGTGAAACTGGACGGCAAACGTCCAAACGAATGTTGTTGCCCACCCCACACTCCAGATCTTCTAATAAACCCGCCGCAAAGCACTGCCTGAGAGATCTGCGAGCGCCATGATCAATTTAATCAATGACCTACTCATTTCTCAAACTGGCTAACTAGACAGTGCCTGAAATTTCAAAATATTTGGGGCCTGACATCCCCCTATGTGGTGATCCGACAAATAATATCGCCAGAGATTGTACATTTGAGAACAAGTTCTCGTGAATAGGAACAACAGGATTCAACAATTTTTTCAGACACTTCAACTGCTTCACCAGATCTCGGGCATTGAGGAACGAATGGCCGCAGAGAGATTAGAAGCTGCCCCTTTTGGTCCTTAGGAATATCATTCCACATGGGGAGAAGCCTCTCAAGAACTGAAGCTCCAGTTAGATCTGCGAGCATCGCCGATTCAGAGATCCAGTGTGCTATGACTGTGTCTCCAGTGGTGACATACACGGTCCCCCCAGTGTTGGAAACCTGATATTCCCCTTCAACGATTGGATATAGCTTCCTTAGAAGTTCACTGGACAACTCGTTCGTATTCGAAAGGGTATCGCGCCACAATTGCTCTGCCTCCGCGGTCAAACACAGGTCAGCAGAATCACTACAAGGCTCAACGACATCATGCTCCGTTAAAAGGTCTTCAAAACTCGCAGATGGAGAGCCCATAGTTCCACCACTTCTCGCAGTCGAGTCATCGGATACGATAGCTCCACTGTGGAAGCGCCTGAGAAATGATGTTGGGAGATATTTCTTCGTGAGTCCAGGGGTTTTGGGGACTAAATATCCTTTCTGCCAGACCCTGGCCGCACCGAGAACCGCAAACAAGATCGCAATCAACGGACCGACAAACCAAAGTACAGCCGAGATTGTGATCGTAATGGAAATATTGAGTAGAGTACAGGGAGTACAGCGGTTTTTCCCAGTATATTCGGGGTCTTTTATTGATTCGAGGTGTTCATTCAAGGTATAGAAACATATGGTAGGAAACATAAAAAACTACTGTTCAAAGTGTGTTTTTCCATCCACAGTTTCACGTTTGACTTAGAATCGTGAGCAAGCCCTCAGCTACCGATGTTGACCACTAAGACAGCACGCATCCAGTAGAACAGTCGCTCGTGGTCGTAGAATTGGGGTAGAAATGGACCACTGTGACTCACTCCGCTCGTCACAAGCACCCACTCACCCCGTTCGCGGGAACGGCTCAGATTCGAACTTCCCTCGCTATCGCTCGGGCGTTCGAATCTTCACCGGGTGAAATCTCCACCACCTCTCGGACCACTCGCTGTCGCTCGTGGTCTGTGAGAGGTGGGGAGAATATGGGCCGACTCAGTGTTGATATTGGGAAGAGACGCTCTTCCCACTAGTTTTCACGGATCCAGATGGAAACTAGCTCCTCGGCAAATCGCCAGATGGGAAGAGGATTTCAACAGAGCCGAATTGGCATAAGAACTCATCCGTGGTTCCAACTGTTGAATGCCAGTTATATCTGCGGCAAAATCACTGCTGACGCCCCCATACCGACTAACTCACAGCTGCTTAATAGGCGCTCTATATTCAGCACACAGTTTGTATCAACTACTGAGGATTTCAACAGAGCCGTTCACCACTGTTCGAACAATTCGTCGATATCGTTCAACCGAGGACGACTCAGGATTCGTTCGTAGCCTTCGAGTGCCATTTCGTAGTGGACGTGAGGGAAGTAATCGAAGATCTCGTACTGGGTCTTCCCGTCGTCCTGTGTGACGAATAATCGGTCTTCAGGACTAGTGTTGTTGTAGAGTGTTTCTGCCTCTATGTATGCGGCTTTGAGCTGTTGGTACTCCCTTTCGTGAATGGGCATATCTGCGTCTGAAATCGGTGGTTCTCACCTCTCGTCCTCGTTTCGTCGGGTTTGTAGTTTTGACTCCTTTCAAGCTCGGGTTCGTAGAACGGGGTTAGCTCTTTGTCAAGTAGTTCTCCGCCGTCAGGATAGGGTTCATCCGTTTCAATATCGGTTCTGTACGCGATTGCCTTCTGAAGTTGTTCTTGGGAGAAGTAGCCCCATTCCCAACGGTCGTAGGTATTCGGAGATTTAACTCGGCCAAAGTACAGACCATCTTCTTTGATATCGTATGCCTCCCACCACCAATCCGGTAGTAAGAGAACTGCCCATGCCGCTAACGGCTCCTTATACTCATCTTCGTCTTCATATTCTGAAATAAATCATTCATATCTTACATTATTCAGAAGCAGGCAATCGAGTAGTAGCAAACGAGACACCACATTTCAATTGATGTCAAACATCATATTGAAGTAGATTCGGTATTCTTATTCTTTTGGTTTGAATGACTGAGGACCATCATCCCCTGAGAGGGGTAATCTTGTACTGGACCCTCGGCCAACAGCCTCAACAGAAGTTGAAGGACCGAATGTTTTCCGGCAACTACAGCCACTACTCAACTAAAGACGGTGAATTCACCGACACAAGTAGGTTGAAAACAGGAGAGTACCTGATTATCGAAATCAGCGAAGAACAGTTAGAGGCGTCCAATGAACCGGTAGAATCCGAATGCCCTGAACTCGAAACCCTCCCAGGAAGCGAGCTCGAACAGTTCTGTCTCTACCGAGAAGAAGACGGATACTGTACAACACTCGGGGAAACCTGCGTCCTCTTAGAACCCGATGACTGAAGCACTCGAAAACCTCCGTGAGAAAGACCAGGTTGTACTCAACCAGATAGACCAGGGTAACGACGACGTCCAGAAAATCACCGAAGCCACCACTCTAGAAAACTACCACGTCACCTACGCCTTCGAAAAACTCGAAGATCTCGGGCTTCTAAAGGTTTCAAAACCTGAAGGCACCGTCGAACGGATAATCAACGGTCAAAAACGAGTCTTCCAACATCCCAAACAAGCCGCTCTCACCGAGAAAGGAAGACAACACCTCGAACAATTAGAGACAGACGGCTTTGACGAGTATGAAAACCTAAGCCACCGAGAACTCGTGAAAAAAACCCACCAACTCGAAGCCGATATCAGACAGCTAGAAAACTCGCTCAATACCTTCAGACAGCAAGTCGTGGAAAAACTATAGGGATTAAACGTCGGTCTGGTATGGCTCCTCTTTAGCTCTCTGTACGTCCTCATCCTTCTCAATCTCGGAGCCTGTACGTCCCTTATTCCTCGACGCAACGTTTCTCATCGCATTTTGTTTCTCGTCGAACCCGTCCTTGAGTTTTGAGAGTCCTTTTGACAACCCCTGAACAAACCTCTCTCCCTTCCCGGTAATCCGGAAACGATGGGGCTCCCTGTCCTCGTCAACATCAGCCATCTCCAAGTCCTCATACGACTGCATCCTACTCGAAAAACCGGGGTCGAGTGGACCGTGCTCTTCCCTTCTGAACGACCAATCATCAGAGTCAGATTTCGAGTTTCGGTACTGGTATAGCGACTTGTGAAACTTCAACCGTCCTTCAATCTCGCCGTCGAACTCGGATAGCATCATCAACCGTGTATGTAACTCTTCGTCTCCAATTTCTTCCTTCATAGGAAGTCACCTAATTTGGTTTGAAGCGGTTCCCGTTCCAAGATCTCCACTTGATCAAACCGGGAGTCAATCGAGGTATTAGAGGTGGTTACAATCATCTGCTTGTCCAAAGATAGAATATACTCTAGGGCTGCATCTCTGTTCTCTTCCTCCTGAAGGTTCGAAAACGGCTCATCTAAAACAATAGTATCCCACTCGATAACACCGTTTTCAGTTGCAAAACGACTCAGGGTACAAGCAAAGGATATATTCAGTAGGTGAAATTCCGAGCCACTCAGATTACCTCCTCTATCATACTCGCGCAGGTTGTTCCTACCAGGGAATTGAATTCGACCCTCCTCGGAAATACTGATTCCAAGCTGCAGGTTTGAATTCATCTGGTTGTACGCTTCTTCCCAAGCCTCACTGAACTCCTGAATACCAGCCTCAAAGCTTTGTTCAGTCAGTTCTTCGACCATCTCAGAGGCATGGTTATGTGCTTCAGAATATGCCTTAGACTTCCGGTTGATCTCCTCAACCTTCTCCTCTAGACTTTGTCGGTCAGATTTGAGTTCGTCCAAACTGCTAGAAATAGATTCTAACTCTTCTTGGACGTGGTCCTGAATCTGCTGGATATTGTGGTCATAGTTGTCCAGCCTTCGTTTGGTGAATCCGTCTAACTCTTCGAGCTCGGGTTTTTCCTCTTTTAGTTCGCCAATCTGGTTAGAGACTTCGTCCCGCTGGTCTTGCAGTTCTTCAATCTCTTCTTTCAGCTCATCAAGCAGATCATCGGACTCCTCGATTTTCTGGCTAAGACGCTGCTTCAATCCTTCCAGAGAGTGGTTCCGACCACAGTAAGGACAGTAACCGCGTTGAATCCTGTTCTTTGCTTTCTCAGTTGTAATCCTGCGGTCACAGGTCGGACAGACAAAATCATTGACAGCCTCAGCAATAATATCGTTAACCTCGGACTCGTAGTTCTCCTGTTTCCTCTTCTTCCGATGCAGTTTTCGAAGACGCTTACGCAAACCCTCCTTTTCCTTGAATAACTCATCAAGCCTGTTCTCCAGTTCTTCATCTCTCCTCAACTGTTGGCTGAGCTTAGCCAGTTCACCTGATTCAATCTGTGACTCAAGTCGGTCGTACTTCTCTTTCTGTGACTCTAAATCACTGACCTGTCGGTCAAGATCGGACTTCTCCTCAGAGAGCCGTCTTTTCGTATCCTTCGTCTCTACAACGAGTTCGCTTAGTTGTTCCTCGGCATCTTCCAGCCGGGAAATCCTCTGCTCCAGCTCTCGGTTGGTAACGCTCCGAATCAGTTTGGTTCTTTGACCTCGACTCAACTCGTCCAAAGGCATCTTACCAATATGAGAGTGGACAAAAAGAGATTTCAGCAGAGTAGTATCCCCGAGGTCCTCGGAGAAGGCTTCAGAAGCATTCGAGCCATCCAGTGTTTCATCTTCTCGTTCGTACTCTGATTCTGGGTTGCCTCGGAAGAATCGGCTGTCGTTCGTGAATTCGAGTTCAACCTCGTTTTGTCGACCGGTCGCTAAATCGATAGTGTGCTTTGCTCCAAGAAGATTGTAGAGAATAGCGTTGAAAGTCAGTGTTTTCCCGGTTCGGCTTCCTCCCCTGAGCAGATGAGAATCACTGCTTACTGATTCGATTTCCATGCCTCGGTGCTCGCCGCTAGCGAACTCTTCGATGTTCAGGGAGTCAATCTTCATCGGTTATGTCGTACAATTTTACTGAGCTTTTAACTACCTGTCGGAGATTCCGATATTCCCGATAACTGAATAAGTAAATCACGACCAGCGATCCAATCAACGAAAAAACGGCATACGTCAAGCCATACAAATCATTCACGGCAAATGGCAGAGAAACCCCGATCAACAGACCAGAAAGAACCGTTACCAAGTGGCGGTGTGCTTTGCCATCCATTCGATCTATACGGTCCTGAGTATCCTGATCAGCATCCCAGTAGAACTCATCATCTCCCGTTCGTCCATCGATGCGGTTGAAACTCTCCTCAATAACATCACCCGCGAAAAACTCCATCAAACCATCATTGAAAACCACGCTAAGGAAAACCAGGAAAACAGAAGGAACACCAGCAGCAAAAAGGTGAACAGGCTTGCTCAATTCGAAAGACGACAAGTAGAGAAAACCAGCGGCATATATGAATAGAAACAGAGCACCCCAACTCTGCTGAATCTGCTTACCAAGCTGCATAAAACAACTATCAACATCAAAGAGTTAGATAACTTTCCCTCCACCGGAGTGAATCTGACACTTCGACAGTTAGTATAATTCAGTCCCAAGCGTGGAAGTCGCTTTCAATCTCCCCAGTGAATTCTCCATCTTCATTAAGTGAATAGACACCTCTGATCTGGCTCTTACCGAACTCATTGCCGCTAATAGTTCCTGTAGATATTCTTTTCTCGCCTTGCACAAGCCATACTATGGACAAACCTGTTTGAGTTAGTTCCTGTAGGAGGTTGCTATCTCCTCCGATCATTGTCAATGAATTCACCCTGTCGAGCAGTCCATCTGACTCAGAAACGTCGGCAATCCGAACTGGGTTTGTTGACTGGTTCATGAACATCTTTTCACCAACAACCCATTCCATTTCAAGTAGTTCCGAGAGATATGGTGATGGCACGAACATTCCATACGATTCGTCTATCGAGCAGTCATACTCGGCTTCCCAATGGAGGTCGATTATTGTTTTTTCGGTGTCAACAGGAGATCCTCTGATAGCTTGACCGGCGTCCTCTAACCAATCATCAACAACTGGGTGCCATGGGTACTCCCCTCTGAAGACCTGAGTCAGAGTGGCTAACCGAACTAACCCACTTTGAATACTATCGCTCGAAACCCAGTTCTGTCTAACCCATGCCAGCAATTCTGATTTGTCTTCTGCATCTACGATAACGGAATCTATCCAGAAGACAATCTTCCGCTCGGCATCAGACTCCTGACTCTCTTTTTCT
It contains:
- a CDS encoding SMC family protein; translated protein: MKIDSLNIEEFASGEHRGMEIESVSSDSHLLRGGSRTGKTLTFNAILYNLLGAKHTIDLATGRQNEVELEFTNDSRFFRGNPESEYEREDETLDGSNASEAFSEDLGDTTLLKSLFVHSHIGKMPLDELSRGQRTKLIRSVTNRELEQRISRLEDAEEQLSELVVETKDTKRRLSEEKSDLDRQVSDLESQKEKYDRLESQIESGELAKLSQQLRRDEELENRLDELFKEKEGLRKRLRKLHRKKRKQENYESEVNDIIAEAVNDFVCPTCDRRITTEKAKNRIQRGYCPYCGRNHSLEGLKQRLSQKIEESDDLLDELKEEIEELQDQRDEVSNQIGELKEEKPELEELDGFTKRRLDNYDHNIQQIQDHVQEELESISSSLDELKSDRQSLEEKVEEINRKSKAYSEAHNHASEMVEELTEQSFEAGIQEFSEAWEEAYNQMNSNLQLGISISEEGRIQFPGRNNLREYDRGGNLSGSEFHLLNISFACTLSRFATENGVIEWDTIVLDEPFSNLQEEENRDAALEYILSLDKQMIVTTSNTSIDSRFDQVEILEREPLQTKLGDFL